The Corynebacterium glaucum genome includes a region encoding these proteins:
- the nirB gene encoding nitrite reductase large subunit NirB, giving the protein MTKENLRSDVVVVGFGMVGHRFAQELAQRRPDTSITIINRETEDYAYDRVHLSSYVGNWKREELYLEPLPANVTVVPGRAVSIKPESQELVLEDGTVYAYGELVMATGSRPFVPRLPGNDLPQVHLYRTLDDMDGIRAAIENVENKHGEVTATVVGGGLLGLEAAGATQAMGAKTHVVEMAPRLMPLQVDDAGGEMLSHAIRQMGVEIHVGAVTRSIVASTSKEGSVVLDMGDGGELETDLVIFSAGIRPRDSLGPDAGLELGSRGGFLTDRQCRTSIEHISAIGECAAVDGKTYGLVAPGYTMAEITAARLAGEPIADFEDPDMSTKLKLMGVDVASFGDAFSTIEGRKELHIQDPVSGVYKKLILDAEGKRLLGGILVGEASSYSLLRPMVGSELPGDPVSLIAPETGAGTTAIGAGDLPDSMQICSCNNVTKGQIRDAIGQGCHSVETVMGATRAGTSCGSCVSLLKGILDAEGIEQSKAVCVHFPQSRAELFEIAQSTGITEFDEFIARFGQGRGCEVCKPTFSNIVASMHTEQHVLEGRRAGLQDTNDRMLGNMQKNGTYSVIPRQPAGNVTPEQLIEMGRIADDFGLYLKVTGAQRIAMFGARTEDLPEIWRRLISVGMESGQAYGKSLRAVKSCVGTDWCRYGQQDSVAMAVRLELRYRGLRSPHKLKMGVSGCARECAESRGKDVGVIATETGWNLYVGGNAGATPRQAQLLAKDLDDDTLIRYIDRYLSFYIRTADRLQRTAAWLAEVEGGLDHVRDVVVDDSLGIARDLEEFMEHHVANYSDEWQDVLNDPEKLKRFVSFINAPNTPDPTVQFEEHPQGGRKVPLMMPVVGAQ; this is encoded by the coding sequence AAACCGAGGACTACGCCTACGACCGCGTGCACTTGTCTAGCTACGTGGGCAACTGGAAGCGCGAGGAACTCTACCTCGAGCCGTTGCCAGCAAACGTAACTGTCGTGCCTGGGCGCGCGGTGTCGATCAAGCCCGAATCTCAAGAGTTGGTGCTGGAAGACGGCACTGTGTACGCGTATGGCGAGCTTGTGATGGCAACCGGATCACGTCCGTTCGTGCCGCGTCTGCCCGGTAACGATCTGCCGCAGGTGCACCTCTACCGCACCCTGGATGACATGGACGGCATTCGCGCCGCCATTGAGAATGTGGAAAACAAGCACGGAGAGGTTACCGCCACGGTTGTCGGCGGCGGTCTGCTCGGACTTGAAGCCGCCGGAGCTACTCAGGCGATGGGCGCAAAGACGCATGTTGTGGAAATGGCTCCGCGTCTCATGCCGCTGCAGGTTGATGATGCGGGTGGTGAGATGCTCTCGCACGCAATCAGACAGATGGGCGTGGAGATTCATGTGGGGGCGGTGACTAGGTCGATCGTGGCGTCGACAAGCAAGGAAGGCTCTGTTGTCCTTGATATGGGCGACGGCGGGGAACTGGAAACTGACCTGGTGATTTTCTCTGCCGGTATCCGGCCGCGAGATTCCCTCGGCCCGGACGCGGGCTTGGAACTGGGTTCGCGCGGCGGGTTCCTCACAGACCGGCAGTGCCGCACCTCCATCGAGCACATTTCCGCAATCGGTGAGTGCGCGGCCGTGGACGGTAAGACCTACGGTCTGGTTGCTCCCGGCTACACGATGGCGGAAATTACCGCCGCGCGGCTGGCGGGGGAGCCGATTGCAGATTTTGAAGACCCGGACATGTCCACCAAGCTGAAGCTGATGGGTGTGGACGTGGCGTCGTTCGGAGACGCCTTCTCTACCATCGAGGGGCGCAAGGAACTGCACATTCAGGATCCGGTGTCTGGTGTGTACAAGAAGCTGATTCTGGATGCGGAGGGTAAGCGTCTCCTAGGCGGCATTCTGGTCGGCGAGGCGTCGAGCTACTCGCTGCTGCGTCCGATGGTTGGCAGTGAGTTGCCGGGAGATCCGGTCAGCTTGATCGCGCCGGAGACGGGCGCGGGTACTACGGCCATCGGGGCTGGCGACTTACCGGATTCGATGCAGATTTGCTCCTGCAACAACGTGACCAAGGGACAGATCCGTGACGCAATTGGTCAGGGCTGCCACTCGGTGGAAACCGTCATGGGGGCAACCCGCGCGGGTACGTCGTGTGGATCGTGCGTGTCACTGTTGAAAGGAATTCTGGACGCGGAAGGCATTGAACAATCCAAGGCCGTATGCGTGCATTTCCCGCAATCGCGTGCAGAGCTGTTCGAAATCGCCCAATCCACAGGCATCACCGAGTTTGATGAGTTCATCGCACGCTTTGGCCAGGGCCGCGGCTGCGAGGTATGCAAGCCGACGTTCTCCAACATCGTTGCGTCAATGCACACAGAGCAGCACGTGCTTGAAGGGCGCCGCGCGGGCCTGCAAGACACCAACGACCGCATGTTGGGCAACATGCAGAAGAACGGCACCTACTCCGTTATTCCGCGCCAGCCAGCCGGCAATGTGACGCCAGAACAACTCATCGAGATGGGCCGCATTGCGGATGATTTCGGTCTTTACCTCAAGGTCACCGGCGCGCAGCGCATCGCGATGTTCGGTGCCCGTACCGAGGACTTGCCGGAAATCTGGCGCAGGCTGATCAGCGTGGGCATGGAATCGGGCCAGGCCTACGGAAAGTCCCTGCGTGCGGTGAAATCCTGCGTGGGCACGGACTGGTGCCGCTACGGGCAACAAGACTCTGTGGCCATGGCGGTCAGACTTGAACTGCGCTACCGCGGTCTGCGTAGCCCGCACAAGCTCAAGATGGGTGTGTCTGGCTGCGCACGCGAGTGCGCGGAATCGCGTGGCAAGGACGTCGGCGTTATTGCGACTGAAACCGGGTGGAACCTCTACGTAGGCGGTAACGCAGGTGCGACGCCGCGCCAAGCGCAGCTGCTGGCCAAGGATCTAGACGATGACACGCTGATCCGCTACATCGACCGTTACCTGTCTTTCTACATCCGCACCGCAGACCGGCTGCAGCGCACCGCCGCTTGGTTGGCGGAGGTTGAAGGAGGGCTGGACCACGTGAGGGATGTTGTGGTGGATGACTCGCTGGGCATTGCTCGCGATCTCGAGGAGTTTATGGAACACCACGTGGCCAATTACTCCGACGAGTGGCAGGACGTGCTAAATGACCCGGAGAAGCTCAAGCGCTTCGTCAGCTTCATTAACGCCCCCAATACCCCGGATCCCACGGTGCAGTTTGAAGAGCACCCGCAAGGTGGCCGAAAGGTGCCGCTGATGATGCCGGTTGTGGGCGCACAGTAG
- the nirD gene encoding nitrite reductase small subunit NirD has product MSISVCKLADLTEGVGAAALLPDERQVAIFRVETEDGEQLFAVDNIDPYTGVAVISRGIVGESEGRPTIASPLLKQKFFLDSGESLQGDSVALRTYAVRIDGSGDDSHVIVEA; this is encoded by the coding sequence ATGTCTATTTCCGTGTGCAAGCTTGCAGACCTCACCGAGGGCGTCGGAGCGGCTGCCCTGCTGCCCGATGAGCGCCAGGTGGCAATCTTCCGGGTGGAAACGGAAGACGGCGAGCAGCTGTTTGCAGTTGACAACATTGACCCGTACACCGGCGTCGCAGTGATTTCCCGCGGCATTGTCGGAGAGTCTGAGGGACGGCCCACTATCGCCTCGCCACTTCTGAAACAGAAGTTCTTTCTAGATTCGGGGGAGTCGCTGCAGGGCGATTCCGTTGCGCTTCGCACCTATGCAGTGCGTATCGACGGTTCCGGGGACGACTCCCACGTCATCGTCGAAGCGTAA
- a CDS encoding PhoX family protein, whose protein sequence is MSILGKNLFQSNRSSLTCTYKCGNACAGEAPNHSDNAYFGDIMSRRGALKVMGAGAVTIGGGAALAACGSDSDSEAASTVGETATSTNQVTETSASAGESKKIEPVKGMQFEPVAPNKNDQITVPEGYESSVLIAWGDPVYEDAPEFDPNNQTAAAAARQFGFNNDFAGLFDHPDDEGRKVYVCSHEYSTEPQMLPNYNADDPTEEEVNIGIVSHGHTILEVSQNPETGELTREFGPLNRRITGETPMVLTGVAAGHELLQTSADPTGTKVNGTFNNCSGGVTPWGTFLSGEENIDMYWANGEAVTDERAAADLKRMGVVEGESERKWERYHDRFDLAKEPNEINRFGYLVEIDPFDPNSTPIKHTSTGRFKHEAGNIAIDKDGTVVCYSGDDQRFEYMYKFVSSEKVVEGDKAHNMTILDYGTLYVAQFEGNSPKDEITGDGDLPKDEAFDGKGKWIPLYTVTKDGSESHVDGFTAEEAAIFTRQAADEVGATKMDRPEDFEVNPVNGKVYAALTNNKYRGATGENEKKSKEDVMEYAPIRENKDGYVIEIEEESYAGTDFTWDLLLVCGDPEAASTYFAGFPKDQVSPITCPDNLAFDEHGNLWISTDSLYALDINDGLYAVGLEGENRGQTLCFLTVANGAETCGPIIKDNLVMVNVQHPGEMDDATFEEPGSHWPDGGDSLPRPAVVQVFRTDGGKIGVA, encoded by the coding sequence ATGTCTATCTTGGGCAAGAACTTGTTCCAGTCCAACCGCTCGAGCCTGACCTGCACCTACAAGTGCGGTAACGCATGTGCAGGCGAGGCACCGAACCACTCCGATAACGCGTACTTCGGCGACATCATGTCCCGTCGTGGCGCGCTCAAGGTGATGGGTGCAGGTGCTGTCACCATCGGTGGTGGCGCAGCGCTAGCCGCATGTGGTTCTGACAGCGACTCTGAGGCGGCCAGCACGGTTGGAGAGACCGCAACCTCGACGAACCAGGTGACTGAGACTAGTGCCTCCGCTGGCGAGTCGAAGAAGATCGAGCCGGTCAAGGGCATGCAGTTCGAGCCGGTTGCTCCGAACAAGAATGACCAGATCACCGTGCCGGAGGGCTACGAGTCCAGCGTCCTGATCGCCTGGGGCGACCCGGTTTACGAGGACGCTCCGGAGTTCGACCCGAACAACCAAACCGCTGCTGCGGCTGCACGCCAGTTCGGCTTCAACAACGACTTTGCTGGCCTGTTCGACCACCCGGACGATGAGGGGCGCAAAGTCTACGTCTGCTCCCACGAGTACTCCACCGAACCGCAAATGCTCCCGAACTACAACGCTGATGACCCGACCGAGGAAGAGGTCAACATCGGCATTGTGTCCCACGGCCACACCATCCTCGAGGTGTCCCAGAACCCGGAGACTGGTGAGCTCACCCGCGAGTTCGGTCCGCTGAACCGCCGCATCACCGGTGAGACCCCGATGGTGCTGACCGGTGTCGCGGCCGGCCACGAACTGCTCCAGACCTCTGCAGACCCGACCGGTACCAAGGTCAACGGCACCTTCAACAACTGCTCCGGCGGTGTGACCCCGTGGGGAACCTTCCTCTCCGGCGAAGAGAACATTGACATGTACTGGGCTAACGGCGAGGCTGTCACCGACGAGCGCGCTGCAGCGGACCTGAAGCGCATGGGCGTTGTAGAAGGCGAGTCCGAGCGTAAGTGGGAGCGCTACCACGACCGCTTCGACCTGGCCAAGGAGCCGAACGAGATCAACCGCTTCGGCTACCTCGTCGAGATTGACCCGTTCGATCCGAACTCGACCCCGATCAAGCACACCTCCACCGGTCGTTTCAAGCATGAGGCCGGCAACATTGCCATTGACAAGGATGGCACCGTCGTTTGCTACTCCGGCGATGACCAGCGCTTCGAGTACATGTACAAGTTCGTCTCCTCCGAGAAGGTGGTTGAGGGCGACAAGGCCCACAACATGACCATCCTGGACTACGGCACCCTGTACGTCGCACAGTTTGAGGGCAACTCGCCGAAGGATGAGATCACCGGCGACGGCGACCTGCCGAAGGACGAGGCATTCGACGGCAAGGGCAAGTGGATCCCGCTCTACACCGTTACTAAGGACGGCTCCGAGTCCCACGTCGACGGCTTCACTGCCGAGGAAGCAGCTATCTTCACCCGCCAGGCTGCGGACGAAGTTGGCGCAACCAAGATGGACCGCCCGGAGGACTTCGAAGTTAACCCGGTTAACGGCAAGGTCTACGCAGCGCTGACCAACAACAAATACCGTGGCGCAACCGGCGAGAACGAGAAGAAGTCCAAGGAAGATGTCATGGAGTACGCGCCGATCCGCGAGAACAAAGACGGCTACGTCATCGAGATCGAAGAGGAGTCCTACGCAGGCACCGATTTCACCTGGGACCTCCTGCTGGTCTGTGGTGACCCGGAGGCCGCCTCGACCTACTTCGCTGGCTTCCCGAAGGATCAGGTTTCGCCGATCACCTGCCCGGACAACCTTGCGTTCGACGAGCACGGCAACCTGTGGATTTCCACCGACAGCCTCTATGCTCTGGACATCAACGACGGTCTCTACGCTGTCGGCCTTGAGGGCGAGAACCGCGGCCAGACCCTGTGCTTCCTCACCGTCGCAAACGGTGCTGAGACCTGTGGCCCGATCATCAAGGACAACCTGGTGATGGTCAACGTCCAGCACCCAGGTGAGATGGACGACGCAACCTTCGAGGAGCCGGGCTCCCACTGGCCTGACGGTGGCGACTCTCTCCCGCGTCCTGCTGTTGTGCAGGTGTTCCGCACCGACGGCGGCAAGATCGGTGTCGCGTAA